One part of the uncultured Sunxiuqinia sp. genome encodes these proteins:
- the dusB gene encoding tRNA dihydrouridine synthase DusB, with protein sequence MKIGSIELGETPLFLSPMEEVTYKSFRNICKRYGADVVCTEFVSSEALIRDVEKTKQKMRLYPEDRPVAIQVYGSNIDSMVSAAKAAEEFQPDYIDINYGCPMKKIVNKGGGAGMLQDLDKMQKMTAEIVKAVSLPVTAKTRIGWDQDSISIQEVAERLQDVGIQALAIHGRTRKQLYSGEADWSKIAEVKNNPRINIPIIGNGDINGAEKAKQCLDESGVDGLMIGRGAIGRPWIFNEIKHYLQTGELLPPPTVTEIIQSIREFVQMTLDWKGHERPTILMMRRHFAKSFPGLQDFRPLRIKLLQAAEMDAVQQILDEIIEHYGDIRVDYTNVSLK encoded by the coding sequence GTGAAGATTGGATCAATTGAATTAGGCGAAACACCACTGTTTTTATCGCCGATGGAAGAGGTTACTTACAAGTCGTTTCGAAATATTTGCAAGAGATATGGCGCGGATGTGGTATGCACAGAATTTGTCTCGTCGGAAGCACTAATTCGTGATGTGGAGAAGACCAAACAGAAGATGAGACTGTATCCCGAAGACCGGCCGGTGGCAATTCAGGTTTATGGCTCCAACATCGATTCGATGGTGAGTGCGGCCAAAGCTGCCGAAGAATTTCAGCCCGACTATATCGACATCAATTATGGTTGCCCAATGAAGAAGATTGTCAATAAAGGAGGAGGAGCCGGCATGCTGCAAGATCTGGACAAGATGCAAAAGATGACTGCCGAAATCGTAAAAGCTGTTTCGTTGCCCGTAACTGCCAAAACACGCATCGGCTGGGATCAGGATTCCATTTCGATACAAGAAGTGGCCGAGCGTTTGCAAGATGTGGGTATTCAGGCGCTAGCCATTCATGGTCGCACGCGCAAGCAACTGTACTCCGGCGAAGCCGATTGGAGCAAAATTGCCGAGGTGAAAAACAACCCGCGCATCAACATTCCAATCATCGGAAACGGTGACATCAATGGTGCAGAGAAAGCCAAGCAATGCCTGGATGAAAGCGGTGTTGATGGCTTGATGATTGGCCGGGGAGCAATTGGTCGCCCATGGATTTTCAATGAAATTAAGCACTATCTGCAAACCGGAGAGCTACTCCCACCACCAACGGTTACCGAAATTATTCAAAGTATCCGCGAGTTTGTGCAAATGACCCTCGACTGGAAAGGCCACGAACGCCCAACTATTTTGATGATGCGCCGCCACTTTGCTAAGAGCTTTCCGGGCTTACAGGATTTTCGCCCACTCCGTATCAAGTTATTACAAGCTGCGGAAATGGATGCTGTTCAGCAAATACTAGACGAAATTATTGAACACTATGGCGATATACGGGTTGATTATACAAACGTCAGTTTGAAATGA
- a CDS encoding TonB-dependent receptor plug domain-containing protein, with amino-acid sequence MEKLYLHLDKATYSSGSTVWFKGYLVTVTGHAPLAWSRFIYVELFDKSEKLIARKKIKQQDGTFAGNIKLESGLQEGEYTIRAYTTWMLNDDSDFFFQKAIQIVNLQPSDIISQIDYETDKDGETTAIVSFSDQYGKAIDGEAIICKVKLDENETETFKRKTGPDGKIKFDFVRESTDLKNQFVEVAFDKSSKEYTNKFFIPSYAKEDFDLQFFPEGGLFLAGKETNIAFKAIAQDGYSTEVSGYILQNGTDTISFVKSEHRGMGAFNIKPLIDADYAFFATNSKGQIKRFSLPPVVSQGAALSLRRLGSFLQLEIRGRGEDLPKPFYILAHSGESLLFTQLVDKLQYNIPSENLPEGIIHFVLVDGNMNPVSSRLAFLKKEQSVAVSVQSDKANYGKREAVTLAIDLQSKDTLMRTGNFSLSVTDDLIVETDSLADDIYSNLLLTSDLKGHVEDPAFYFMKDDYKTDYYLDLLMLTQGWQRFNVGDVINNRLKKPKSFLEVGQTLSGTYETALLGKREGVPITALAVDPLISVSTTADEAGNFLFNELDFPDSTVFTIQSQKYTKIRQEPSGFIELDKDSFPPFSNQNRLSARVSPLSASLLQNAQERIFFEGEGRMVLLDEFVVKGTDKRTKDMVEYGISSTVLDEEALAKKYPIGQTADFIVKTLPGVSYSNDQIFIRGGSAPAEIYVDGMIAEMSFLSTISSSEIDKLVVMNGANAALYSQGGGGMGGVILINIKEGGSFGARKLAGVVKYMPLGYQKPSEFYVPKYEVDSIRISTDPDVRSTVYWNPNVKIDESGTATVKFYAADPKTNYTYVLEGLTNRGDICRYVGKLRRRSELDN; translated from the coding sequence ATGGAAAAGTTATACCTGCATTTGGATAAGGCGACCTATAGTTCTGGCTCAACAGTTTGGTTTAAAGGTTATCTGGTAACTGTAACCGGACATGCACCGCTTGCCTGGAGTCGTTTTATATATGTGGAACTTTTTGATAAGTCGGAAAAACTTATTGCACGGAAGAAAATTAAGCAGCAAGATGGAACATTTGCTGGAAATATAAAATTGGAATCCGGGCTTCAAGAAGGAGAATATACCATTCGGGCTTATACGACATGGATGTTGAACGACGATTCGGATTTCTTTTTTCAAAAGGCAATCCAAATTGTAAATCTTCAACCAAGCGATATCATTTCACAAATTGATTATGAAACAGATAAAGATGGGGAAACCACTGCAATTGTAAGTTTCTCTGATCAATATGGAAAAGCGATTGATGGAGAAGCGATCATCTGCAAAGTAAAGTTGGATGAAAATGAAACAGAGACATTCAAAAGGAAAACAGGGCCTGATGGAAAAATCAAATTTGATTTTGTTCGTGAAAGTACAGATCTGAAAAATCAATTTGTGGAAGTTGCTTTTGATAAAAGTTCGAAAGAATACACCAACAAATTTTTTATTCCTTCATATGCTAAAGAAGATTTTGATTTGCAGTTTTTTCCGGAAGGAGGCTTGTTTCTTGCAGGAAAAGAAACGAACATAGCTTTTAAAGCAATTGCACAAGATGGCTATTCGACTGAAGTATCGGGGTATATTCTTCAAAATGGAACGGATACCATTTCGTTTGTAAAAAGTGAGCATCGGGGAATGGGTGCTTTTAATATTAAACCGCTTATTGATGCTGATTATGCGTTTTTTGCGACCAACTCAAAAGGGCAAATAAAACGCTTTAGTTTGCCACCGGTGGTTTCGCAGGGAGCGGCATTGTCGCTTAGAAGGCTTGGCAGTTTTTTGCAGCTTGAAATACGGGGGAGAGGCGAAGATCTACCCAAACCTTTTTATATCCTGGCGCATTCAGGTGAGAGTTTACTCTTCACTCAGCTTGTGGATAAGTTGCAATACAACATTCCAAGCGAAAACTTACCTGAAGGAATTATTCATTTTGTATTGGTTGACGGAAATATGAATCCGGTTTCCAGTCGTTTAGCTTTTTTAAAAAAGGAACAATCTGTCGCTGTTTCCGTTCAGTCTGATAAGGCCAATTATGGCAAGCGCGAAGCAGTAACGCTTGCCATAGATCTTCAAAGTAAGGACACACTTATGCGAACTGGAAATTTCTCTTTGTCAGTGACTGATGATTTGATTGTAGAGACTGATTCGTTAGCCGATGATATTTATTCGAATTTGCTATTGACGTCTGACTTGAAAGGTCATGTGGAAGATCCGGCATTTTACTTTATGAAGGATGATTACAAAACAGATTATTATCTGGACTTGCTGATGTTGACGCAAGGATGGCAGCGATTTAATGTTGGCGATGTCATTAATAATAGACTTAAAAAGCCAAAAAGTTTCCTGGAAGTGGGACAAACCCTTTCTGGCACCTATGAAACTGCACTTTTAGGAAAACGGGAAGGGGTACCAATTACAGCTTTGGCTGTTGATCCCTTAATCTCTGTTTCGACAACAGCTGATGAAGCGGGGAACTTTTTATTTAATGAACTGGATTTTCCGGATAGTACGGTCTTTACTATTCAATCTCAAAAATATACTAAAATACGGCAGGAGCCATCGGGATTTATTGAACTTGATAAAGATTCATTTCCCCCATTTTCGAACCAAAACCGGTTGTCTGCGAGAGTCAGTCCACTTTCAGCGAGTTTGCTTCAGAATGCTCAGGAAAGGATATTTTTCGAAGGTGAAGGAAGAATGGTACTGTTGGATGAATTTGTGGTAAAAGGAACTGACAAACGGACGAAGGATATGGTTGAATATGGAATCTCAAGCACTGTGCTTGATGAAGAGGCGTTGGCAAAAAAATATCCGATTGGACAAACGGCTGATTTTATTGTGAAAACGTTACCTGGTGTATCATATTCGAACGACCAGATTTTTATAAGAGGAGGAAGTGCACCTGCCGAAATTTATGTAGACGGAATGATAGCAGAAATGTCTTTTCTTTCTACAATTAGCTCATCCGAGATTGACAAACTTGTTGTTATGAATGGCGCCAATGCTGCTTTGTACAGCCAAGGTGGCGGTGGAATGGGTGGCGTTATTTTGATAAATATTAAAGAGGGTGGAAGTTTCGGTGCTCGTAAGTTGGCAGGAGTGGTTAAGTATATGCCACTTGGTTATCAGAAACCAAGTGAATTTTATGTGCCTAAATATGAGGTCGATTCAATCCGAATTTCTACGGATCCGGACGTGCGGTCGACTGTTTATTGGAATCCAAATGTAAAAATTGATGAATCAGGAACAGCAACCGTTAAGTTCTATGCGGCCGATCCGAAAACGAATTACACTTATGTGCTTGAGGGGCTTACTAACAGGGGTGATATTTGTAGGTATGTTGGTAAGTTAAGGCGGAGATCAGAATTGGATAATTAA
- a CDS encoding glycosyltransferase family 2 protein, with protein sequence MFRLKNNPPISVVLPFCQAEQTLARAIQSILDQSFKEFELLLVDNNSTYNSVEIARQFAHADSRIKLFSEPQQGVIFTMNRVMHEAKGKYIARMDADDISLPERLDKAIIINLLKNI encoded by the coding sequence ATGTTTCGATTGAAGAACAATCCGCCTATTTCTGTCGTCCTTCCATTTTGCCAGGCAGAACAAACACTTGCCCGAGCTATTCAATCCATTTTGGATCAATCATTCAAGGAATTTGAATTGCTGCTGGTCGATAACAATTCAACCTACAATAGCGTCGAAATAGCACGGCAATTTGCCCATGCAGATTCGCGGATCAAACTTTTTTCAGAGCCGCAACAAGGAGTTATTTTTACGATGAACCGAGTCATGCACGAAGCAAAGGGCAAATACATTGCCCGGATGGATGCCGATGATATTTCGCTTCCCGAACGATTAGACAAAGCAATCATAATTAATTTGTTAAAAAATATTTGA
- a CDS encoding HAD family phosphatase: MKQVPEGVQNIIFDLGGVLLDIDPDRSIEAFKALGLADVIKPGGWGYKHEVFLKMEEGLLTDDEFRDGVRKLLPRGGTNHDIDTAWCAMLIDFPVDRIALLKELQADYQLYLFSNTNNIHLQYFHHLFHQKFGYSITDLFEKDFYSHLIQKRKPSLESFQIVLSNAGLSPRETLFIDDSKDNVEGAEKAGMHAVHLTPEKSLLEIFVAD, from the coding sequence ATGAAGCAAGTTCCGGAAGGAGTACAAAATATTATTTTCGATTTAGGTGGTGTTTTGCTGGATATTGACCCTGATCGCTCTATTGAAGCGTTTAAAGCGCTGGGGTTGGCCGATGTCATAAAACCCGGTGGTTGGGGGTACAAACACGAGGTCTTTCTGAAAATGGAAGAAGGATTGCTGACCGATGATGAATTTCGTGATGGCGTACGTAAGTTATTGCCCAGAGGGGGTACCAATCATGATATTGACACGGCCTGGTGTGCGATGCTGATCGATTTTCCGGTTGACCGGATTGCGTTGTTGAAGGAACTGCAGGCAGATTATCAATTGTACCTATTCTCCAATACCAACAACATTCATTTGCAGTATTTCCATCACCTGTTTCATCAAAAATTTGGATATTCGATTACCGATTTGTTTGAAAAGGATTTTTACTCCCATCTCATTCAAAAGCGAAAACCAAGCTTGGAATCGTTTCAAATTGTTTTGAGTAATGCAGGCTTGAGTCCTCGGGAAACGCTTTTTATCGACGATTCCAAAGATAATGTGGAAGGGGCTGAAAAAGCAGGGATGCATGCCGTACACCTAACTCCCGAAAAAAGCTTACTCGAAATTTTTGTTGCTGATTAA
- a CDS encoding CPBP family intramembrane glutamic endopeptidase, whose product MAITAFRGMNPWSQFIFAAFIILVSFLLVFVLSILAVVPVIGVSGITDGLSGENLSDPSTIALLKYFQVVQSVGLFVLPPLVIAYLYDGNIVSYLNLRQKIDTQSIILGLLAVLAAGPLVGFLGELNQQMTFPESMAGFENWMRTMEDSATEMIDRFIQVETVWGLLFNLFMIAVIPAIGEELLFRGVIQKIFTQMTKNYHWGIWISAFVFSALHMQFYGFLPRMLLGGLFGYLLVYSGSLWLPILAHFFNNAIGVLALHSEQGSETVEAINQYSDSYGSSAGLAIVGIVLSVLLLYLLKKKPFAS is encoded by the coding sequence ATGGCGATTACGGCATTTCGCGGGATGAATCCCTGGTCTCAGTTTATTTTTGCTGCTTTCATTATTCTGGTTTCTTTTCTGCTGGTGTTTGTACTTTCAATTTTAGCTGTTGTTCCGGTTATTGGAGTTTCTGGTATTACGGATGGACTATCCGGCGAGAATCTCTCCGATCCATCAACAATCGCATTGTTAAAGTACTTTCAGGTGGTACAGTCTGTTGGGCTTTTTGTGTTGCCGCCGCTAGTTATCGCTTATTTGTACGACGGAAATATTGTTTCTTATTTGAATTTAAGGCAGAAAATCGATACCCAGAGCATTATTTTGGGATTGCTGGCTGTTTTAGCTGCCGGACCTTTGGTGGGCTTTTTAGGCGAGTTGAATCAGCAAATGACCTTTCCGGAGTCGATGGCTGGATTTGAAAACTGGATGCGCACCATGGAAGATAGCGCAACCGAAATGATTGATCGGTTTATTCAGGTAGAAACTGTTTGGGGATTGCTATTCAACCTTTTTATGATTGCTGTAATTCCTGCCATTGGTGAAGAGTTATTATTTCGTGGAGTGATTCAGAAAATTTTCACTCAAATGACCAAAAACTATCATTGGGGAATCTGGATTTCAGCGTTTGTGTTTAGTGCCTTGCACATGCAGTTTTACGGCTTTTTACCACGCATGCTACTTGGTGGATTATTTGGCTATTTGCTGGTTTACTCGGGCTCTCTCTGGCTGCCAATACTGGCTCATTTTTTTAATAATGCAATTGGAGTGTTAGCTCTGCATAGCGAGCAGGGGAGTGAAACGGTTGAAGCAATTAATCAGTATTCCGATTCGTATGGCAGTTCAGCCGGCTTGGCCATTGTCGGTATAGTCCTGTCTGTTTTGTTGTTGTACCTTTTAAAAAAGAAGCCTTTTGCTAGTTAA
- the ispG gene encoding (E)-4-hydroxy-3-methylbut-2-enyl-diphosphate synthase, with the protein MKDQNFNYIKDLTKYQRQVTSPAQIGNVPMGSEYPIRVQSMTDTDSRDTDATVEQIIRIIKEGADYVRVTVKGINDAENLKNIKKELVARGFETPLIADIHFNPRLAEVAARFVSKIRINPGNFYDKRARFEHHLYTDAEYKEELRKIEDQFIPFLDILKKTNTALRIGANQGSLSDRIMSRFGDTPAGISESVMEFLRICKKVNFNDVVISIKSSNTRMMVYTVRLLNKKMRLEEMKFPLHLGVTEAGEGEDGRIRSAVGIGALLVDGIGDTIRVSLTESPEKEIPVAQKIIGHVQTYKGHEPIKAPLFAQTNPFEYERRSVRPVMGMGGKQVPVVVADLRDRSISEILPLRGKQIPEYFLKNDEVLDLEGNSYPILSVEEYLFGGSHWGQMKFIRTNKPEFDHFMTENPEIITKLKQTRKTVLILESFNKNPLSELRAFFMSLETHIWKVPVIIYRKYKEKRLDDLQIKSAVDLGGLLLDGYGDGICITNEGDNITFTDLKDLSFSLLQASRMRVTKTEFISCPGCGRTLFNLHETTKNIKEHFKHLSHLKIGVMGCVVNGPGEMGDADYGFVGAGPGKVNLYKGQTLKKRHIPFENAVYELETLIKENGDWNEPEDN; encoded by the coding sequence ATGAAAGATCAGAATTTTAATTATATCAAAGACTTAACGAAGTATCAACGTCAGGTAACCAGCCCTGCTCAAATCGGTAATGTCCCGATGGGAAGTGAATATCCTATACGTGTGCAATCGATGACCGACACAGATTCTCGGGATACAGATGCCACCGTTGAGCAAATTATACGGATTATTAAAGAAGGTGCAGACTACGTTCGCGTAACTGTAAAAGGCATTAATGATGCTGAAAACCTGAAAAATATCAAGAAGGAGTTAGTTGCCAGAGGCTTCGAAACTCCCCTGATTGCTGACATCCACTTTAATCCCCGTTTAGCTGAAGTTGCTGCACGGTTTGTATCAAAAATCCGAATTAATCCGGGTAATTTTTACGATAAGCGTGCCAGGTTCGAGCATCACTTATACACCGATGCCGAATACAAAGAGGAATTACGCAAGATTGAAGACCAATTTATTCCTTTCCTCGACATCCTGAAAAAAACCAATACGGCATTGCGAATCGGTGCAAACCAAGGATCGCTGTCAGATCGGATTATGAGCCGTTTTGGAGATACTCCTGCAGGAATCTCAGAATCGGTGATGGAGTTTTTGCGCATTTGCAAGAAAGTAAACTTCAACGATGTTGTTATCTCCATCAAGTCGAGTAATACCCGAATGATGGTGTACACCGTTCGCCTGCTCAACAAAAAAATGCGTCTGGAAGAGATGAAATTTCCCCTCCACCTGGGAGTAACCGAGGCTGGTGAAGGAGAAGACGGAAGAATCCGATCAGCTGTTGGAATTGGAGCTCTGCTGGTTGATGGCATTGGTGATACCATTCGTGTTTCGCTAACTGAATCGCCTGAAAAGGAGATTCCGGTTGCTCAAAAAATTATTGGACATGTTCAAACCTATAAAGGACATGAGCCCATCAAAGCACCTCTTTTTGCTCAAACCAACCCATTTGAATACGAACGTCGATCCGTTCGTCCGGTGATGGGCATGGGAGGCAAACAAGTACCGGTTGTTGTTGCTGATTTACGTGACAGAAGCATCTCTGAAATTCTTCCACTCCGCGGCAAGCAGATTCCGGAGTACTTTTTAAAAAATGATGAAGTACTGGATCTGGAGGGTAATTCGTATCCCATACTTTCAGTTGAAGAGTATTTGTTTGGTGGTTCGCATTGGGGACAGATGAAATTCATCCGCACCAACAAGCCCGAGTTTGATCATTTTATGACTGAAAATCCGGAGATTATTACCAAACTTAAACAAACCCGCAAAACAGTCCTGATTCTTGAAAGTTTCAATAAAAACCCATTGTCTGAATTACGAGCCTTTTTTATGAGTTTAGAAACCCATATATGGAAAGTACCTGTAATTATCTACCGCAAATACAAGGAAAAAAGGCTGGATGATTTACAGATCAAATCGGCGGTTGATTTGGGTGGCTTATTGCTGGACGGCTATGGTGATGGAATTTGTATTACCAACGAAGGCGATAACATCACCTTTACCGATTTGAAAGATTTAAGCTTTTCGCTATTACAGGCTAGCCGGATGCGGGTAACTAAAACGGAGTTTATTTCTTGCCCAGGTTGTGGCAGAACCTTATTCAACTTACACGAAACGACTAAAAATATCAAGGAGCATTTTAAACATCTCAGCCACCTGAAAATTGGAGTCATGGGTTGTGTGGTAAATGGTCCCGGGGAAATGGGTGATGCCGACTACGGCTTTGTAGGAGCCGGTCCCGGCAAGGTAAACTTATATAAAGGTCAAACCCTCAAAAAGCGTCACATTCCTTTCGAAAACGCCGTTTACGAACTGGAAACCCTCATTAAAGAGAATGGCGACTGGAACGAACCGGAAGACAATTAA
- a CDS encoding YkvA family protein, which produces MNKEEYKDFYNEQSFKNKLQKFAKTAGIQVVYSALLLYYMMKDPSVPLRAKVIIAAALGYFILPTDAIPDLAPLVGYSDDLGVLIFALSQISDSITTELQEKAKSQLRSWFNDFDEEKLDEIHAKIF; this is translated from the coding sequence ATGAACAAGGAAGAATACAAAGATTTTTACAATGAGCAATCTTTTAAAAACAAACTTCAAAAGTTTGCTAAAACAGCCGGAATACAGGTAGTTTACTCAGCCTTGCTTTTGTATTACATGATGAAAGACCCATCGGTTCCCCTCCGGGCCAAAGTCATCATTGCCGCCGCTCTGGGCTATTTCATACTTCCAACCGACGCCATCCCCGATTTGGCTCCACTAGTTGGTTATTCTGATGATCTGGGCGTACTTATTTTTGCTCTTTCGCAAATCAGCGACAGCATTACTACCGAGCTTCAGGAAAAAGCGAAATCGCAACTTCGTTCGTGGTTTAATGATTTTGATGAAGAAAAACTGGACGAAATCCACGCTAAGATTTTCTAA
- the gldA gene encoding gliding motility-associated ABC transporter ATP-binding subunit GldA: MPVQVETVTKTYGSQKALDNVSFGFDDGELVGFLGPNGAGKSTLMKIITGFLAPDEGQVILNGEAMTPGNYQLRNQIGYLPENNPLYTDLYVRESLSFAAGFYKLSNKKQKIAEVIEMTGLGLEQHKKIGALSKGYRQRVGLAQALIHDPSVLILDEPTTGLDPNQLDEIRSLIRQISREKTVLFSSHIMQEVEAICNRVIIINRGKIVTDGTVDQVRSMQLISKQQVLVELSTPIQKETWQKLVGAETIEVLSEKVLLLTASDNCDLRPAIFQFAVDNGLVILTMNEKQAGLESVFRELTRRI; encoded by the coding sequence ATGCCAGTACAAGTTGAAACAGTTACGAAGACCTATGGAAGTCAGAAAGCACTTGATAATGTGAGTTTTGGATTTGATGACGGTGAGTTGGTTGGTTTTTTGGGTCCGAATGGTGCAGGAAAGTCGACCCTGATGAAGATTATAACGGGATTTTTGGCTCCTGACGAAGGGCAGGTAATCTTGAATGGTGAAGCCATGACGCCGGGAAATTATCAGCTGCGTAACCAGATTGGTTATTTACCCGAAAATAATCCGTTATATACCGACTTGTATGTCAGGGAGTCGTTGAGTTTTGCCGCTGGGTTCTACAAACTTTCAAACAAAAAGCAAAAGATTGCTGAGGTCATTGAAATGACGGGATTAGGATTGGAGCAGCACAAGAAGATTGGTGCACTTTCAAAAGGATATCGTCAGCGGGTAGGGCTGGCACAAGCATTGATTCATGATCCTTCGGTATTGATTTTAGACGAGCCGACAACCGGGCTCGACCCGAACCAGTTGGATGAAATCCGCTCGCTGATCCGACAAATCAGCAGGGAAAAAACTGTACTTTTTTCGTCTCACATTATGCAAGAAGTGGAGGCTATTTGCAACCGCGTGATTATCATTAATCGTGGAAAAATTGTGACTGATGGTACAGTTGATCAGGTTCGATCCATGCAGTTGATCTCCAAACAACAAGTACTGGTTGAGCTGTCAACTCCAATACAAAAAGAAACCTGGCAAAAGCTGGTCGGTGCTGAAACGATTGAGGTGCTTTCGGAAAAAGTGCTGCTGCTAACAGCTTCGGATAACTGTGATTTACGACCGGCTATTTTTCAATTTGCAGTAGACAATGGTCTGGTCATTCTGACTATGAACGAGAAGCAAGCCGGATTGGAAAGCGTATTTCGCGAATTAACCCGCCGTATTTAA
- a CDS encoding methyltransferase domain-containing protein, whose product MKAGSTRITTIDMKRLQQFFNKHTVKQVLDIGTGSGDFIKILNDTFQGEADITGVDPGEQWLKEARNNFPQENIRFQCMSGEKLAFDDHAFDVVSMANALHHLQDTTTTLSEMKRVIKPNGWIIICEISDGELNESQKNQQLLHHFKSFVDRLHGISHRETYTPDEINAIITQTQIDIRESFTHLKMKKPKFEEQILDEKYEQMKSLLEELQGRPEYETKKDQLPLFKQRLQKYGFQMAPQHVVIGRVENL is encoded by the coding sequence ATAAAAGCCGGCTCAACAAGAATAACAACAATCGATATGAAACGCTTACAACAATTTTTTAACAAACACACTGTCAAACAAGTATTGGACATTGGAACAGGCTCGGGTGACTTTATAAAAATACTAAACGATACTTTTCAAGGCGAGGCTGATATCACCGGGGTCGACCCCGGCGAGCAGTGGCTCAAGGAAGCCCGCAACAATTTCCCGCAGGAAAACATCCGGTTTCAGTGTATGAGTGGCGAAAAGCTGGCGTTTGACGATCATGCATTTGATGTGGTGAGCATGGCCAACGCCCTGCACCATTTGCAAGATACGACCACAACATTGAGCGAAATGAAACGGGTGATCAAGCCGAATGGATGGATCATTATTTGTGAAATTTCGGACGGCGAGTTGAATGAGTCTCAGAAAAATCAGCAGCTATTGCATCATTTCAAATCATTTGTCGACCGCCTGCACGGCATCTCCCATCGCGAAACCTACACCCCGGATGAGATCAATGCCATCATCACACAAACCCAAATTGACATACGGGAGTCGTTTACGCATTTAAAGATGAAGAAGCCCAAGTTTGAAGAACAAATTCTGGATGAAAAATACGAGCAAATGAAAAGCCTGCTCGAAGAACTACAAGGCCGTCCGGAGTATGAAACAAAAAAGGATCAACTCCCGCTATTCAAACAACGACTACAAAAATACGGCTTTCAAATGGCGCCTCAACATGTGGTGATTGGCCGGGTTGAAAACCTTTAA
- a CDS encoding sulfite exporter TauE/SafE family protein has product MELLSPFDLTALQWFFMAVCGMLIGMSKVGVPGVSLIVVPILAFIFGGKQSTGVLLPILMMADLFGVGYYRRHAEWKYLIKILPWAFVGVGIALWVGEVVNDEQFKDIIAIVVFICIGLMLWKDRTKNGNFFPDSWWFAALMGVLGGFATMIGNVAGPIFAIYLLAMHLPKNNFIGTKAWFFLIINFCKFPLHLFVWNTISWQSLKLDLLTLPAIALGAFLGILLVKQIPEKAYRAVVIGVTAVSAFLLLI; this is encoded by the coding sequence ATGGAGTTACTTTCCCCTTTCGATTTAACGGCTTTACAGTGGTTTTTCATGGCAGTTTGTGGCATGCTCATTGGCATGTCGAAAGTTGGGGTACCGGGGGTTTCTCTCATCGTGGTTCCCATTTTGGCTTTTATATTCGGCGGCAAGCAGTCCACTGGTGTTTTGCTTCCCATTCTAATGATGGCCGACTTGTTTGGTGTGGGCTACTATCGCCGTCATGCCGAATGGAAATACCTGATTAAAATATTGCCATGGGCCTTTGTTGGAGTAGGCATTGCCCTGTGGGTTGGTGAAGTGGTAAACGATGAACAGTTTAAGGACATTATTGCCATTGTGGTTTTCATTTGCATTGGCCTGATGCTTTGGAAAGACCGCACGAAAAACGGGAACTTTTTTCCTGACAGCTGGTGGTTCGCTGCACTCATGGGGGTTTTGGGTGGATTTGCCACCATGATTGGCAATGTTGCCGGTCCAATATTTGCCATTTATTTGCTGGCCATGCATCTGCCCAAAAACAACTTTATTGGTACAAAAGCCTGGTTTTTTCTGATCATCAATTTCTGTAAGTTTCCCCTGCATTTATTCGTATGGAATACGATTAGCTGGCAGAGTTTAAAACTTGATTTGCTCACACTGCCGGCTATCGCGTTGGGTGCATTTCTTGGAATTTTACTGGTGAAACAAATACCCGAAAAAGCTTACCGGGCAGTAGTCATTGGAGTTACGGCAGTTTCTGCCTTTTTATTGCTAATTTGA